In a genomic window of Silurus meridionalis isolate SWU-2019-XX chromosome 27, ASM1480568v1, whole genome shotgun sequence:
- the pheta1 gene encoding sesquipedalian-1: protein MKLNERSVVHYATCGVPADKCGFLLKKSERSGTFQRRWCVLKANLLFLFEERGRGREPLGLVVLEGCTVELCESEHVDFAFSVRFGPSHAHTLASDSQAEMEDWAKALARASFQYLRLVVRELEKQLEEAQKRQESGAVGGDTGGGGGGAALRPDPISRENGISWNEASNTAELGLVGRESSVSWSRATVANGVAWEGECVPRGRPPPVPPRRKSPPDVSVAHGEVGVSPGTTCFSKLHDWYGKEVAQIRNEWLQSQ, encoded by the coding sequence aTGAAGCTGAACGAGCGGAGCGTGGTACACTATGCCACATGTGGCGTTCCTGCGGATAAGTGTGGGTTCCTGCTGAAGAAGAGCGAGCGCAGTGGGACGTTCCAGCGCAGATGGTGTGTTCTGAAGGCGAACCTGCTGTTCCTGTTTGAGGAGCGCGGGCGTGGGCGTGAGCCCCTGGGGCTGGTGGTGTTGGAGGGCTGCACCGTGGAGTTGTGTGAGAGCGAGCACGTGGACTTCGCCTTCTCCGTCCGCTTTGGCCCAAGCCACGCCCACACACTGGCGTCCGACTCGCAGGCCGAGATGGAGGACTGGGCCAAGGCTCTCGCCCGCGCCAGCTTCCAGTACCTGCGCCTGGTGGTGCGTGAGCTCGAGAAGCAGCTGGAGGAGGCGCAGAAGAGGCAGGAGAGCGGGGCGGTGGGCGGGGACACAGGCGGGGGCGGGGGCGGGGCAGCGCTCCGTCCTGATCCGATCAGCAGGGAGAACGGAATTTCCTGGAATGAAGCGTCCAATACTGCAGAACTTGGACTCGTGGGAAGAGAGAGCAGTGTGAGCTGGAGCAGAGCCACCGTGGCTAACGGGGTGGCCTGGGAGGGTGAGTGTGTGCCCAGGGGTCGTCCTCCGCCCGTCCCCCCACGCAGGAAAAGCCCACCTGATGTGAGTGTGGCTCACGGAGAGGTGGGCGTGTCCCCCGGGACCACCTGCTTCTCCAAACTGCACGACTGGTACGGAAAGGAAGTGGCTCAGATCCGGAACGAGTGGCTGCAGAGTCAGtag